In Gloeomargarita sp. SKYB120, the following proteins share a genomic window:
- a CDS encoding glycosyltransferase family 4 protein, which produces MVKILHIQRAGPIAGSEQHLLQLLPGLQARGYDVTFLALTKPHEVPSALTQALLAKGIPVIDQRVHSEYEPQVLPKICRIICQGRYDIVHTHLLYADLYGALAARWAGKVKVVCTRHNDNPYRRYWPMRPLIAWNTRWMDHVITISEHLKAFNMKYQRVPAHKITVIPYGYQPPPADPEPYPWPWEADALVIGMVGRLVPQKSHATALQAFPWIQQVVPQARLVILGDGPLRQELTALAARLRIAPYVHFLGYRADAARWMFGFDLFLHTPLHEGFGLVLLEAMAARRAIVATRVSAIPEIVLDGQTGLLVPPNDPQRLAQAVIHLLVNPDLRGRLGEAGYRRLRQEFSVEKMLDRTEAVYQGLLSNAQRSC; this is translated from the coding sequence ATGGTTAAAATCTTGCACATCCAACGGGCGGGTCCGATTGCCGGGTCGGAGCAGCATCTGTTGCAACTGCTGCCGGGACTCCAGGCGCGGGGGTATGATGTGACCTTTCTGGCCCTGACCAAACCCCACGAAGTCCCCAGTGCCTTGACCCAAGCCCTGCTGGCTAAAGGCATTCCCGTAATTGACCAGCGAGTGCATAGCGAGTACGAACCCCAAGTTTTGCCGAAAATTTGCCGGATCATCTGCCAGGGGCGCTATGACATTGTCCATACGCACTTGCTCTATGCCGACCTGTACGGGGCGCTGGCGGCTCGGTGGGCAGGCAAGGTCAAAGTGGTCTGCACGCGCCACAACGACAATCCCTACCGGCGGTATTGGCCCATGCGTCCGCTCATTGCCTGGAACACCCGCTGGATGGACCATGTGATCACCATTTCCGAGCATCTGAAAGCGTTCAACATGAAGTACCAGCGGGTGCCAGCCCACAAGATTACGGTGATTCCCTATGGTTATCAGCCTCCGCCCGCCGACCCGGAACCCTATCCCTGGCCTTGGGAAGCGGATGCGCTAGTCATTGGCATGGTGGGGCGGCTCGTGCCCCAAAAGTCCCATGCAACGGCGCTGCAAGCTTTTCCCTGGATTCAGCAGGTGGTTCCCCAGGCGCGGTTGGTGATTCTCGGCGATGGCCCCTTACGCCAGGAGTTAACCGCGCTAGCGGCGAGACTGCGCATTGCCCCCTACGTCCACTTCCTTGGGTATCGCGCCGATGCAGCCCGTTGGATGTTTGGGTTTGACCTGTTTTTGCACACGCCGTTACATGAAGGGTTTGGGCTGGTGTTGTTGGAGGCGATGGCGGCCCGGCGGGCGATTGTGGCCACGCGGGTCAGCGCGATTCCTGAGATAGTCCTTGACGGGCAAACCGGCTTGCTGGTGCCCCCCAACGACCCTCAACGTCTAGCCCAAGCGGTCATTCACCTATTGGTCAATCCCGATTTACGCGGCCGGCTGGGGGAAGCAGGTTACCGGCGTTTACGGCAAGAATTTAGCGTCGAAAAAATGCTCGACCGCACGGAAGCCGTTTATCAAGGGCTGCTATCCAACGCCCAGCGCAGTTGTTGA